The sequence below is a genomic window from Leptospira inadai serovar Lyme str. 10.
TCGTTATTAAAGGATTTGAAATCCCGCCTATTTCCGAATTTATCGCTTCATCCTACTTGGGATAACGCCTTGGTTCCGATCCGAATCGTTTATACGAGCCTCGTCGCCGTAACATTCGGGGTCATCTTCCGTTCGGAAACTCTGAGCAAGGCGTTTATTATGATATCGGGAATGTATTCCTATCGGACCGGCGAACTTCGGCCGTATATGTTCAAGTTCGGAATACCCGCCATCTTATGCGTGATTGTCGGACATTATCTAGGTTGGCTAATATTCGAAAAAGGGAAAAAAGTTCAAATTCCGGTATGGCTTGAATTTTCGCTCTATCCTTTCGGGGCCGTGCTCTTTGCCTTGCTCAGCCCGGACGCGGAAGTGCCCTTTATCTACTTCCAGTTTTAAGCGAGTAAAACGCTGGACAGATGCTTGCTTTGGTCGTATTTTGATTTCCTAATTCATGAATGACCCGGGTCAAAAGCCGAGAAGTCCGCGATTTTATCCGAAAGATTTTAATGAATACATTGTTCATGTGGAATCCGGGTTGATCACCCTAGAGGGCAAGCTGGGAAATATTTCCGAATCCGGAATATGCATTCTTATGCCCGGTGAAGATTTGCCGACAACCGTCGCCATCGAAGGCTCAGTGATCGAAAGGAAGACCGGGAAGCGACTCGAGTTTTTAGGCGACGTAGTTTGGTGTATCAGCAAACGGATCGGGACGAGGGAGAAATTCTTATACGGAATTCGATTCCGATTTCCTATGGAACTTACCGAATCTCTAATCTTAATCAACCTCTCCTTGGAAGGCTAAAAAATCCCGTTCCATTCTTGCCTTTCGCTTCGATTTACCTCTGTTCCTTTCCAGGTTATTTTTATTGCAAGACCTGAGGGAAAAGGTTTCGATGTCGGGAAAGGATTCTCATGGTCGAAAAGGAAACGCCCCATCGCAAGCTCACCGTCCGAGAAAAAGAAATCCAACTCCTAAAACTCATTCGGGAAGGCGACGACAAGGCCTACATCGAGCTGACCGGACCGTATCGAGAACGTCTATACCGAAAGGCGGTTTCGATGGTCAAAGACGGGGACGATGCGGAGGACATAGTTCAAGATGCCTTAATTTCAGGATATCGTTCCATAAAGAATTTTCGGGCCGAATCCGGCGTTTACACTTGGCTGTATCGTATCGTCGTAAATAAGTCCAAGGACCTGCTCGCAAAAAGAAAAAGAGCTCGAGAAAACTCGATGGACGATTCCGAGTTTCAAGTTACCGACAACCGATTGGGCTTCGAAAAAAAAATAGAACTTTCGGATGAGTCTAACTATCTAATTAAAAAGATAAACGAGCTCGAAGATATATACAAAGAAGTAATCGAGCTCCGGTATTTCGAGGAAATGTCCTATTCGCAAATTGCGGAGGTCCTCGGCTGTAATATCGGAACGGTTAAGAGTCGTCTATTTAAGGCAAAAGAATTCCTTAAACACCTGATCCAGCAAGATGGAAAGGGTGAGGGTTATTTCAGGTAGAAGGGTATGGAAAAAGAAGTTCAAGGTATACGCGTAAGGACGCGTTCCGCGCGCATATTGTCCGGTATTTTTGGAAACGAAGATGAGGAACTGATTCGCTTAGAAAATTCCCTGGTAAGGGCGATCTCCGAACTCAGGGATAAGGAATTGAACCAAATTCGGTTGCCGGATCATTTTGAGGTTCGTCTCCAGAATATGCTCAAGGACGTAAAAGTCGACGAAGAGAGCCTTTGGGATAAAATCACCCGCAATCTGATTTGGAATCGTTCGTTCCAGTACTCTTTAACTGCCAGTTTAGCCGTATTGGTCCTTGCCGTTGCAGTGGGCCGATTCTCTTCCCCTTCCAATACTCTTTCCGCAGAAAGATCGGGAACCCTCTCCTTGGGTAACGATCGAGAATTTATAGATTTACCTTCCTCGGCAAAAATAGGCCAAAATGAGAATTCTGAACGCTTATTAGAAGTCGCTAAAAATCCGGAGAGTCGTAAGATTCTAGAGTCCCTGCATCTGTATTTTATCGAAAAAGGCGATTCCCGGACTGCGGAAGAAATTCGGGCGATTATGGAATTCACCGCCGCAAAATAATAGATGCAAGTTTCTCTTTGAAGAAGGTGCGAACCACGAAAGGCCTGAGGAAACTCGGGCTTTTTTATTGTAGATTCGGAGACTTTACCTGGTTCTTCCAAGGCGCTTCTGGTAAAAATTAGGATCCAGAGAGTCCAGAATTCGTTTCGCTTCCTGAGCGGTCTCGGCATAGTAAACCGAGGCGCGAGAGTCCAGCAGGGCGCAGCATAGCTGGATCATTCTACATTTAATTTTTAGTTCGTAGCTTCCCTTTCGAAGTGCGAGGGAATCCTTGAGTCGATTCAATTCAGAACGATATTGTTCGATCTCCTTTTCTCCCAGCTTGCGGATTTCCCTAAAAATTCCGGTTTCCAGACAGAAAACGGGTATAGCTTCCTTTAGGTCGTTTTTATCCGAAAAATCGTCGTTCAAGGTTTCGATGGCTCTCCGGATAGGCTCGGCTTTTACGCAATCCAATCGGACCGCGCTGGGATCTTTTAAAAAAGCTTCCCTATACAAAAGTAAGCCCAAAGATTCGTTTCCGGATAAGTAAGTACATTCGGCGCGAAAGAAAAGTAGCTCGGGGGAAAATCGTTCCAGTCCGGAGGAGTCGCGTAAAACCTCCGAAGCGAGTTCCGTTTCTCCCGCTAATAATAAACGATAGGCTAATTCCGAGATGGTGGATGCGGGTAAAGATTGGATTCCTTCTTTGCGCAGCGCGATTCTCAACTGGTCCGTCGATTCTTTTAGAACGGAATCTTTGGCGGAAAGGTAGGCCAGGGATTTTGGGAGAGCTTTTTTTGCGTATATGAGTTCGAATTCTTTCAGGAATTCTAATAGAAGGCCGGCACGGTCCCGGCCTTCCCGAGAATGATGGATACGATCGATTCGGTGATCCCAGTACGATGATACGTAAAATCCTGCCGCGAAATCGGGATTTTCCGGATCCGATTCTAGGAGAAGATCAAACGCCTTTCTGGCGTGATCGAATTCCCCCTCTGATAAATGTCTGATTGCTTCTTCGTATTTCCTGTCGGAATCCATCAATGAGCGGCTTTTTTGTCGTGGTGCTTGCTTGCCTGTTTTACGATTTTATCTTCCAGTCCGTCGATGCAAGCGTATATATCCTTGTCTTCTTTATGGGCATTGAATTTATTTCCGTCCGCAGCCAGGTTCAAATTGGCATTTATAACGCCGTGGATTTGTTCGAACGATATTTCTAAGGAGACGACTTTCTGGACATACTTTCCGATTCGCTCCAGCTTCTTGCTTGCATAGTCCTCTGCCGCTGCCGAACGATCTAAATTCTTCCAAGTAAAAACGATTTTCATACTAGTATTCCTCCGTGGTCTTGCAAACTTCCAAACGCATGCAAAGATCCGCCAAGTCGGGATTCGTTTGGGAGTGGGTTTATCTGGACGGGAAAACGGGGAGGATTTGCCTCACCCGGAAAACTCGGAGTAAAAGTACGGGACAAAAGCCCGTCGTCAAATCAAAAAAAGCGCCCGCCCCGGAAGGGGCGGACCAGGGAAGTTAGAACTAGAGATGGGATGATTTAATCTTTGGAAGCAGCTAGTTCCTTGTTCAACGTTAGGCTTGGCTGTTTAAAAGCCAGGCTACACGCCTCCTGGTATTTTTTAAGGCCCTCTTCTTCTGCTTGGAGGGCGGAATCTAGGTCTCCCATTTTCTGGTAGATTTGGATTACTTCTTTAATATTCTCCAAGGCTTGGCAAGAACGGCCTAAGCGAAATTCTGAGATCGACTTCAGATAGAGAACTAGGGCAAATCCTTGGCTTTCGGTGTCCCCGATTTTTGTCCGAACAGCTAAAGATTGGTTGTAAAATGCGATTGCGGATTCATAGTCTCGAGTCTTCTGTCTCAGGCTCCCCAGGGCAGTTAGCTTGTTTGCAAGCTGAATATCTGACTCAGGAGTATAGTTTTTGAGCGAAGCCTCGACTGTTGAGGTCTCGGGATCTGCATAAAGAGCAGTGGAGATGCTTAAAACCAGGGCAATTTTAATAATTTTGTTCATCTTTTTATCTCCTTTTCCGAGGGTTCGCTACTATTAATGCAATTCCTGTGCCATTAATTTTGAAGGATTGGGAAAAAAATAAGTTTCTCCTAAGAATCCCGGTAATCTCGGTCGCTCGGCTATCGATTTCGCTTTCGTAAGAGAATTGAGTAGGTTTCATAACTGAAGGAAAGCGTAGCACGTCCGTTAAATTGCGCAATTGGCAGGGCCGTTAGGGATTCAGGGTGGCCAGTTAAGAAAGCGTTAAAAATCGGGGAATTCGCCGAAACCGAGCGGGAAACGGTTCGCTGTCTCAAGGGCGTCCTGGAGAATCGATTTTAAGGGGCCCTGCCGGATGATCGCGCTTCTCTAACTCTATGGAATGGCTATTTGCCTTCCCAGGGTAGAGTGTGAGGAAAGTCCGGACACCATGGAATCGCGGGACCGGGTAATCCCCGGAATTCTTCTCTTTCAAAAGAAGGGAAGGGTATGGAAAGTGCAGCAGAAAATAAACCGCCTCGAATTCGTTCGAGGTAAGGGTGAAACGGCGGGGTAAGAGCCCACCGCCATTCTTGTGAAAGAATGGGCAAGGTAAACCCTCCCCGGTGCAATCCCGAATAGGCGACCGTCAGTTGCGGATTCCGCAAGGTCGTGGGTAGGGAGCAAAGAGTTCGATCGGTAACTTTCGAACCAAGATAAATGATCATCGTCGGAAAGCTTCGAGAGAGGCCTTCCGATACAGAATCCGGCTTACAGGCAGGCCCCTTTTTTATTTTTCTTATAGTGAACGCGTATCAAAGATTTAAATAATACTAAAATACGTTCGCAATCATTCCCTTCCGACACGATGGAATGATTTTGATTTCAAACCGATGTAACTCTTCTAATTCGGGAATTATTCACTTTTCCCTAAAGTGGAATCTAAGTTTTCTGGTCTTATATGCCTAAACCCGAAAAATATCCGTATAGCTTATTTCAAAAAGTGGCCTGGGGGGATATGGATGCCTTCGGACATGTAAATAACGTGGTTTATGCGAAGTATTTCGAGACTGCGCGGGCCTCTTTTTTCGAAGAAAGGAAGCTCTGGGAATCTCCTCAGAAACCGAACGAGGGAGGGCCGGTGATTACTCATATCGAGATGGATTATCGCAAGCAGGTTCGTTTTCCCGAAACGATTGAAATCACTATAAAAGTGGAATCCGCAGGGAATCGATCCTTTTCCATGCTCTGTACTATGTGGAATGCCGAAGGGGAATGCGTCTTGACGGGGCATGCGGATTTTCTATGGTTTAACTTCTTAACCGGAAGGCCTACAGCGATTCCAGATGTCTACAAGGAGCATTTTTTTCAACAAGCGGGAGGATGAACTCGCGTTAAGCGGTTTAAAGGGATTTCTATATCAAGAATCTCTTTCTAGATTTCGTTTCGCACTTTCTTTATTCGCTTTTTTTGCGGGGTTCGGATTGCTGTTCGGCGATCCGTCGCAGAACGGATTGCAGGACCCTCGCTGGATTAGAATCCTTCATGTTTCACTGATCGGACTTTCCTTTTTTTGCAGCTACTGGATGCGTACGTTTCGAAATATCAGCGAATATATTTTGCTCTTTCATTTCGGATTGATGAGTATCCATTCCTACTACCTTTTATATTCGAACGGTCTCTATTTAGGTTATCTATTCGGAATGATTTTAGTGAGCCTAAGCGCCGGGGTTTCGTTTAATAACAGAAAGTTACTCATACCGTATCTATTGGTTTTTCTTTCCGTCGCCATTTTTGTGGGGATCAACTGCGTGAATCCCCGGATCGAAGTCGGAATGTATTATTTCGGAATCGTCTCTTCTTCCATATTGGCCGTTCTTATATTGGGATTTCGCCTCAAGACGTTCGATACACTGGTGCAAGCCGATGCGCAATTGGAGAAATTCCAAGCGAATATAGAGGAGGAACTCCAGCTCGCACAATCGACTCAGAAGAGTTTGGTGGATCTGGAATTTCCCGAAACGGGCGCCTTTAGAATTCATTCGTATTTTCGGCCTTTGGTGAGCGTGGGCGGTGACTTGATAAAATTGGAAGCGGGTTCGGACGGAAAATTGAATTTCTTCTTTGCGGACGCGGCAGGGCACGGAATTTCCGCGGCGATGGTTTCGGCTATGGCGGTCATGGCCTTCAAGATGACCGCTCCCCGAACGGATTCGCCGGCACGGGCCCTATCCTTAATTCACGAATCTCTAATGACCATGATCGGCGGTTTCTTTATCACTGCAGTGTATCTGAGATTGGATCCGAAAACGAAAGAGTTAGTTTACGCGTATGCGGGGCATCATCCTGCAGTGTTGATCGAAGATGACGGAAACGTCTCCCAACTGGAAGGTCGGGGAACGGTTCTGCTCGCCTTACCTCAACTTCGAAATCAAGATTATCGTAAAATCTTAAAGTCGGGGGATCGTATTCTCCTTTTTTCGGACGGTTTATTCGAATTCTTCGGAGAAGAACGGGAATTTTTCGGATACGACGCGTTCGTCTCCTTGGTCGAACAGAATTCCTCATTACGAGGGAAGCAATTATTGGACGTGTTAGGCGAGAATATCGCTTCCCTTCATCGGTCCGCCATGCTGGACGATATGACCATGCTTCTGATCGAAGTGGTTTAGAACGATCATCATCGGGGACTTAGAATTAAAAACCGCTTGCCCTAACCCCGATACCGAGTAAGATTCCGGCCTATGTGTGATACATTCGTTGCCACTCCGGATAGTACGGCTTCAGGGAAAATGATTTTTGGAAAGAATTCGGACAGGGAACCGAACGAGGCGCAATGCCTGGTTCGCTATCCCTCGGGAAAGCATTCTTCACCTACGACCAGAGTCACATATCGTGATATTCCCCAAGTTAAAGAGACCCATGAAATCCTGGTTTCCAAACCGTTTCATATGTGGGGCGCCGAAATGGGTGCGAATTCGAAAGGAGTCGTCATCGGCAACGAAGCCGTTTTTACGAAAATCCGCATAGAAGGAAAAAATAACGGTCTTACCGGAATGGATATGATTCGGGTCGCGCTTGAGCGATCCCGGAATTCCATAGAAGCCCTCGAATTAATCGTCGATCTTGTCGAAAAGTTCGGCCAAGACGCAGGCGGAGGATACTTAAATAAGAAATTCTTTTATCATAATAGTTTTATAGTCGCCGATGCCAAAGATGCGTACGTTCTGGAAACGGCGGGTCGTTTTTGGGCCTGGAAAAAAATAAGAGGGTTCTATTCCATTTCCAACGGATTAACGTTGGAATCCGATTACGATGATCTGCATCCTGACGCCATCGATTATGCGCGCAGTCAAGGTTGGCTTGCAAAAGGTGCGACGTTTTCTTTTAGGGAATCCTTTTCCGATTCCTTTTACACTACATTCAGTAAATGTAAAGTACGAAGAGACGTGACGATGCGGGTAGGGAATTCCGCCGGCGAAAAAATGAACGTTCGCAAAGCGATGGAAATTCTGCGATTGGAGGGTCAGGGTGGACCAAAATCGAAGGTAGGAGGAGGACCCGGCGGTTTTCCCCCCAGGGATTCCGGATTTTCCCCAGCAGGCTCGGGAATGGGTTCGGTGTGCCTGCACGCGACGGGGTTTACGGCTCCAAATCAAACGAACGGATCGTTTGTCGCGGAAATCGACACGGACGCAAAGCGTTCTCAGTTTTGGGCGACCGGCGCTTCCATTCCGGCGATTTCCATTTTTCTCCCTTTCTCCCTTCCCGGAACCGCCGCATCCGAAGGTACGATCGTTCAGCCTGGGGCTAGTCCGGATACCTCGCTTTGGTGGAGTCACGAAACCCTGTACAGGCTTTGCCTCAGAAATTACTCGGACGCTATTTCGGTTTTTAGTGCGGAATTAAAAGACGTGCAGGAATCGCTTTTGAAAAAAAGCCAGAGCATTCTCTTAAAAAAAGGGAAGAGCGTCGTAACGTTGGATACTTTATCGGAAGAAGCGATAGCCGAAGCCGTACGATCCTATCAAAAATGGAGGATGCAGGTCGCGGAATTAGCGGTTAAGGGAAGGCTCTTCACCCGCCCTTGGCTCGCTCCTCTTTACAGAGCTAGTTGGTTTATATGGAACAGAAAGGCTAGAATTACGGATTCCGTACTGACAGGAAAGGATCTACCTTTCGAGCCCGCATATTTATGAATTCCACCGAAAGCGAGAGGGATCTTGCGAAATAGAGATTGCCCTTGGGAAAAGAAACGGAAGTCCGTCGGCGACTAACATGACTGCTATAATTATCGGAAATGATACTACGAAAATTTTCATAGTAGGATGATTGTTTATAAAATCGTCGACCGATCCCGATAAGACCGACAGGATCACGAATGAAAGTATTACTTCGATTTCCATTCTATAAAAATCGCAGGATAGACCGACTGCTTTGATAATGGAGTCGACCAAAACGATGGTATCTAGTTCAATCATTCCTAGTACAGCACCGCGCAGGCAAAAGATTTTTTTTTCGTTTCAGACAGGGAACTTTTTTCTCCCGGTTCGATCTTATGGTGGATCTCGCTTGCGCGTTTGGCGTTTCAGAAAAGGCCTCCGGATAACATGATTGATTCTCTTCCGGAAACGTTAAAATCGCAGATGGCTATCGATTCATTCATACGATTTGTCGACCAACTAACCGCGAATCATAGAACGATTCTTAAACCGAGCGCGGCCATTCATCCGATGATCCGCCTCTGCGGAATCGATTTTGGGAGGGTTGCCGACCATGATGAATCAGGAGTGGAGATTGTCGATTCCGAGGACGAACTTCCGGAGCGGCGAGAGAAAACCGGGTCAAGAGAGAGTCTAATATTTGTGATTCCATTTCGAGCGGAAAATTTGTATAGAAATCTAGAAGGGCAATCGATTTCCGGCGGAGCGGAAAGAACCGATTTTGGGCGTGCAAAATGAAATTCCTGCCGAAAGAGTTTTTATCTCATCCTGTAGAAGGTAGGCGGTTGATCGGGAGCGCGCTGGGAGAAATTCTTCCGGCAAAACCCAGCTTATTAATCTTTCTACGACATCTAGGCTGTATTTTTTGTAGGGAAACCGTCGCGGATCTGAGATTAATGGCGGAATCGATTCCCGCTTTTCCACCCGTGCTATTCATATATCCCGACACGGTTCGGGATGGGGAGGAATTTTTTCAGAGATTTTGGCCCGAAGCGAGCGCGATCGGAGATCCGAAAACGATCCTTTTTCGATTGGCCGATCTTCAAGATGGCGGATTTCTGGAGCTAGCCGGACCCGAAGTTTGGGTGAGTGCGTTGCGCGCGGTTACGAAAGGAAATTTTTACGGAGTCCAGGGCCCTCACCTGCTGCAAATGCCCGGCGCCTTTTTGGTTTTAAAAGATCGGATTCTTTGGAAACATACATATCGTCATATAGGAGATCATCCTGATTGGACGAAATTGCCCGGTTGCACTCCGATTCCTTCGGAAGATTTTGATCCGGGAATTCTTCCCGCATAAGATTTTTTCCTAAATCAACCGATTCCGGATCGGATTTACTTCTTCAGAGTCCGTTTTCTCCAAGAAAAAAATCGAAAATTACGCCATATCTGAGGAATGAGCGGATAACGTGTATGCCCTTCGTACCGGAATTGCTGGATAAAAATCTTCGGTTCTATCGAATGAACTCATGCTGAATCGAGATCAAAAATTAAACGTATCAGTTCAAGAGTATTTTAAAACCGGCAGAAAGGAAGCGTTTCTGAGGGAAGCCTGGGTATGGGTTCGAGAAATCTGCATAGGCCGATTTCAATTGGACGAGGATGCAAGTTCGGAAGTGACTTTACATCTGATCCAAAATGCGGATCGATGTTTGGAGATTTTCCGAACAAGAAATTACAGTAACTTTCCGGCGTATCTAACGGTTTTTATTAAGAACTTAATTTTAAATCAAAGGAAAAAGGAAATTTCAAAAGGAAGGAGGGAAAAATTGATCCTCCTATCGGAAGAACGCGGGTATGATGAAAGCGCTAGCTTCGAGAGAAAGATCGTTTTAGAGGAAGAAAGCGTAAGCGTTTTGGTCCGGAAAACTTTGTCCGAACTCTCTCCGTTGGCCTGCCTGATCGTGAAAATGAAGCATCAGATTCGATTGGACCTGCGGGATATCCGGTTATTGCGGTCCAGGCTGAAATTGATCGACATGAGATTTAGGACTTATCTTACCGAGGACGAAGAGGAAGTCAGAACTCATAGACTGAGAAGGAAAGCGATTTCGGACCAATTATTGGTATTCTTCGGGCGAATTCACACCGCCGATCGGGCTGCAGTAAATAAATGGAGACAAAGAAAGCGCGATTGGCTCCGTAAAATGGACCGTATCAATGAAGAAAAGAGTTTTCGTCGAATTAGCGCCTATTTAAGTTTTAGCGAACATAGCGTTCGCAGAATTTATTACGATGCGATTCGAACGATTCGGGACCGTAGCTATTGGAAGGAGATCGGAATGTCCAAGGTCGCTTAACGACCGGTTATGGATCCGGTTTGACGGTCGGTATCCAAAGTTTCCGGAAAATTTTGGATTTATTTCGCAAGGACGAAAGTTCGGCGAGCAGATTCGTAACGGCACGATGACCGGCCTCCATACCTCGGGTAACGGACCGATTTAATAATCTCGCACTCGTACTTACCATACTTAACTCGGAAATCTTGGGAGATATGACTCGAATCTTGATTCCTTTAGGCGGCGATTGCATGATTTTTACCGCGCGATTGTACATCGTGTGATGAACTTTCGTAATCATATGATAGAGTTTTTTATCCGATGGATAGGACAACCATCCCTGGATATTCGGAATCGGGTCCGAAAGATCTTCCTTCGGAGAGTTCAATACGACGGTGATATCCTTGTAGCCGGCCTCGATTACTTTTTCCAACGGAATCGGATCGGAAATCCCTCCGTCCCCAAAGTATTCCTCCTCCAATTTCCATTTTCCCCGAGTGGCGATGGGTAAAGAGGTGGCTGCTTTCAATAAATGGAATACGTTCGACGCCGTTGCACGGACGTATTCGGCCCTGATTTTGGCTAAATTAGTTACGACGACATAGAAAGGAGCCGTTTCTTTTTTTTCCAGATATTCCGAAGGGAGACGATACTTGGCACCGAATAAATAATCGATCAGATACTCCTGGTCTAGAATCGTTTTTCCTTTAAACGGGTTTAGCAGGTTGATAAGCTTATTCCCTACTAATTCTTTCCTCCAAATGTCCAGAATTCGAAGACTTTCTTCTTGGTTGACCTCGTAGCCGGTCGTATAATATGCCGCGGCGCAGGATCCGGACGAAACTCCTACGATTAAATCAAAGAATGTAGAAGGCACATATTGATTTAGGGCGTATAAAGCTCCTCCTGCGAAGGATCCTTTCATACCTCCTCCTGCTACGACCAAGGCTCTCGATTGTTTTTTTGCGTGGGGAAGGGAGTTTGAACTCGGGGATTTATCAAATTCTCCCGGAGAAAAATAAGAACTCATTAGATTCTAGGATTTGTAGAACGGGAGGTTTCGCAAGCAGGATGCAAGTGCTCAGTTTAAAAACTCGGTTCGATTTTTCGGCGATTTTCCCCCTTTTTTGCAACCTAAAATTACCAATTTTCTTGCCCATAAGTGATACAAATGGCATAATTTATGCGCAAAAAGTGAGAATTTACTCGTTAAAGAATTGACTTAGGAATTCTTCCTATCAATCGTCTAAGAAGCACATGCAATTTGCCGTCGTAAATACTAGGGAGAGAATCGGGAAAAGATTCAAAATTTTCCAAGGCGCGATTTTGAGCGTCCTTCTCTACTCCCTCGCGATGGACGCCGTAATCGATACCATCGATATCTGGAACGGCGATTGGTCCGGTATTAGCCGGGAGTTTTTGATCCTCAAAAACCCCAGGTATAATATTCACGAACGAGAAGGCTTGTATACCGGGTCCTATTTTGAGTCCCAGACCAAGGAAGAATCGGGTGATGAGCCTCTTCCTCTACTCGGTTTTCAATTAATCGAGCCCAATTCCGACAGCTTTTTTATGGATATCTCGGGAGGACTAACGGTCTTCCCTCTACTACTCTATTTTTTCCTCTCTCTGCCGCCTCCTACAATATTCTAATGTTAGAGATCATTTTAGAATTTGGGAAAAACTATGACCCGGGTTCTACGGATGGAAGGGTGGGGGTCGCTTTAGGCCGCTTCGCCTCCTTGTTAGAAAAAGAGGAAATATTATTTTTATGTCAATTATTCACACGAAAGATCTGGTAAAGCCAGTTGAAAACGGTACAATGGAATTACAAAAGGAGCTCGGGTACGAATTTTACGGAAGGCATTTGATGACCGATTTTGTCGGATGCCAAATCGATTTAGACGACGCCGAGCAAATTGCGAAGGATATGGAAGAAGCGATCGTTTCGATCGGAGCTACGATCCTGAATAAGGTAGAACATCGATTTGATCCGCACGGAGTCACGATTCTATTCTTGCTTTCGGAGTCGCATGCAAGCATTCACACGTATCCCGAGTTTAATTCCTGCTTTTTGGACATATTTACTTGCGGTAAAACGATCGATGTTATCCCTTTCGGTGCTTACCTGCAAAATTTATGGAAACCTACTAGGGTAATCAATCGTTATGAGGAGCGATCTGCCTAAGACACAGACGCTAAAGGAAAGTAAAATGGATCCGACTACAAAGTCGTGGTTTACCGAGCAGGTAGACTATCGCGAGATGCACCAGTTCTTAAAAGAGAAGAACTCAACTAGCTTCCGGACAGAATTCCAGCAAGTCGAGTTGCACAATCTTACAGCTTTTGGAAGAACGATGGTGCTAGATGGCGCTGTGCAATCTGCCGAGGCTGACGAGCATTTGTTTCACGAATGCTTGGTTCAGCCGGCGATGCTAGCCCATCCTGAACCTAAGAAAGTTTTGATTCTGGGAGGCGGAGAAGGCGCGACCCTGCGAGAAGTTCTGAAGCACCCGAGTGTAGAATTGGCCGTGATGGTGGATATCGA
It includes:
- a CDS encoding tetratricopeptide repeat protein — its product is MNKIIKIALVLSISTALYADPETSTVEASLKNYTPESDIQLANKLTALGSLRQKTRDYESAIAFYNQSLAVRTKIGDTESQGFALVLYLKSISEFRLGRSCQALENIKEVIQIYQKMGDLDSALQAEEEGLKKYQEACSLAFKQPSLTLNKELAASKD
- a CDS encoding PilZ domain-containing protein, which encodes MNDPGQKPRSPRFYPKDFNEYIVHVESGLITLEGKLGNISESGICILMPGEDLPTTVAIEGSVIERKTGKRLEFLGDVVWCISKRIGTREKFLYGIRFRFPMELTESLILINLSLEG
- a CDS encoding acyl-CoA thioesterase, with amino-acid sequence MPKPEKYPYSLFQKVAWGDMDAFGHVNNVVYAKYFETARASFFEERKLWESPQKPNEGGPVITHIEMDYRKQVRFPETIEITIKVESAGNRSFSMLCTMWNAEGECVLTGHADFLWFNFLTGRPTAIPDVYKEHFFQQAGG
- a CDS encoding LIMLP_12425 family protein encodes the protein MEKEVQGIRVRTRSARILSGIFGNEDEELIRLENSLVRAISELRDKELNQIRLPDHFEVRLQNMLKDVKVDEESLWDKITRNLIWNRSFQYSLTASLAVLVLAVAVGRFSSPSNTLSAERSGTLSLGNDREFIDLPSSAKIGQNENSERLLEVAKNPESRKILESLHLYFIEKGDSRTAEEIRAIMEFTAAK
- a CDS encoding carcinine hydrolase/isopenicillin-N N-acyltransferase family protein, giving the protein MCDTFVATPDSTASGKMIFGKNSDREPNEAQCLVRYPSGKHSSPTTRVTYRDIPQVKETHEILVSKPFHMWGAEMGANSKGVVIGNEAVFTKIRIEGKNNGLTGMDMIRVALERSRNSIEALELIVDLVEKFGQDAGGGYLNKKFFYHNSFIVADAKDAYVLETAGRFWAWKKIRGFYSISNGLTLESDYDDLHPDAIDYARSQGWLAKGATFSFRESFSDSFYTTFSKCKVRRDVTMRVGNSAGEKMNVRKAMEILRLEGQGGPKSKVGGGPGGFPPRDSGFSPAGSGMGSVCLHATGFTAPNQTNGSFVAEIDTDAKRSQFWATGASIPAISIFLPFSLPGTAASEGTIVQPGASPDTSLWWSHETLYRLCLRNYSDAISVFSAELKDVQESLLKKSQSILLKKGKSVVTLDTLSEEAIAEAVRSYQKWRMQVAELAVKGRLFTRPWLAPLYRASWFIWNRKARITDSVLTGKDLPFEPAYL
- the hpf gene encoding ribosome hibernation-promoting factor, HPF/YfiA family; the encoded protein is MKIVFTWKNLDRSAAAEDYASKKLERIGKYVQKVVSLEISFEQIHGVINANLNLAADGNKFNAHKEDKDIYACIDGLEDKIVKQASKHHDKKAAH
- a CDS encoding TerC family protein codes for the protein MIELDTIVLVDSIIKAVGLSCDFYRMEIEVILSFVILSVLSGSVDDFINNHPTMKIFVVSFPIIIAVMLVADGLPFLFPRAISISQDPSRFRWNS
- a CDS encoding SelL-related redox protein — encoded protein: MKFLPKEFLSHPVEGRRLIGSALGEILPAKPSLLIFLRHLGCIFCRETVADLRLMAESIPAFPPVLFIYPDTVRDGEEFFQRFWPEASAIGDPKTILFRLADLQDGGFLELAGPEVWVSALRAVTKGNFYGVQGPHLLQMPGAFLVLKDRILWKHTYRHIGDHPDWTKLPGCTPIPSEDFDPGILPA
- a CDS encoding PP2C family protein-serine/threonine phosphatase, giving the protein MSTRSIFFNKREDELALSGLKGFLYQESLSRFRFALSLFAFFAGFGLLFGDPSQNGLQDPRWIRILHVSLIGLSFFCSYWMRTFRNISEYILLFHFGLMSIHSYYLLYSNGLYLGYLFGMILVSLSAGVSFNNRKLLIPYLLVFLSVAIFVGINCVNPRIEVGMYYFGIVSSSILAVLILGFRLKTFDTLVQADAQLEKFQANIEEELQLAQSTQKSLVDLEFPETGAFRIHSYFRPLVSVGGDLIKLEAGSDGKLNFFFADAAGHGISAAMVSAMAVMAFKMTAPRTDSPARALSLIHESLMTMIGGFFITAVYLRLDPKTKELVYAYAGHHPAVLIEDDGNVSQLEGRGTVLLALPQLRNQDYRKILKSGDRILLFSDGLFEFFGEEREFFGYDAFVSLVEQNSSLRGKQLLDVLGENIASLHRSAMLDDMTMLLIEVV
- a CDS encoding RNA polymerase sigma factor — its product is MVEKETPHRKLTVREKEIQLLKLIREGDDKAYIELTGPYRERLYRKAVSMVKDGDDAEDIVQDALISGYRSIKNFRAESGVYTWLYRIVVNKSKDLLAKRKRARENSMDDSEFQVTDNRLGFEKKIELSDESNYLIKKINELEDIYKEVIELRYFEEMSYSQIAEVLGCNIGTVKSRLFKAKEFLKHLIQQDGKGEGYFR